From a region of the Bermanella marisrubri genome:
- the secF gene encoding protein translocase subunit SecF → MSEAKDINFMGGRKIAAFLSIALIVISLGSLIFQGLKLGLDFTGGTLIEVAYESSADVNSIREDLVAAGYKDVAVQHFGSEEDVLVRMQEAYRADLGDEVLSTLRANTDEDIQLRRSEFVGSQVGEELRDDGGIAMLLALAVVMIYVAARFQFKFSVGAVAALMHDVIIVLGIFSLLQIDFDLNVLAALLAVIGYSLNDTIVVSDRIRENFRIIRQMQAIDIVNRSLTNTLGRTLVTSLTTLLVLLALLFVGGESIHNFALALTIGVVVGTYSSIYVASNILLAMNITRDDLLPPEEEEDPELAERP, encoded by the coding sequence ATGAGTGAAGCGAAAGATATTAATTTCATGGGTGGTCGTAAAATCGCGGCCTTCCTATCCATCGCATTAATCGTCATTTCTTTGGGTTCACTAATCTTCCAAGGTTTAAAGCTTGGTTTGGATTTTACCGGTGGTACGCTTATTGAAGTGGCCTATGAGTCCAGTGCTGACGTCAATTCTATTCGTGAAGATTTGGTGGCAGCTGGCTACAAAGATGTGGCTGTGCAGCATTTTGGTAGCGAAGAAGATGTGCTGGTGCGTATGCAAGAGGCTTATCGCGCTGATTTAGGTGATGAAGTTTTATCTACATTGCGTGCAAACACTGATGAAGATATTCAGTTGCGTCGTTCAGAATTCGTAGGTTCTCAAGTGGGTGAAGAACTTCGCGATGATGGCGGTATTGCTATGTTGCTAGCGCTGGCGGTTGTTATGATATATGTGGCAGCTCGTTTCCAGTTTAAGTTTTCGGTTGGCGCTGTTGCCGCCTTGATGCACGATGTGATTATTGTGTTAGGTATCTTCAGTTTATTGCAAATTGATTTCGACCTAAATGTATTGGCTGCCTTGCTTGCGGTGATAGGTTATTCGCTCAACGACACCATTGTTGTGTCTGACCGTATTCGCGAAAATTTTCGGATCATTCGTCAGATGCAGGCCATTGATATTGTGAACCGCTCGTTAACCAATACTTTGGGTCGTACCTTGGTTACCTCCTTAACCACATTGCTAGTTCTATTGGCGCTACTTTTTGTGGGTGGGGAATCCATTCACAATTTTGCATTGGCGTTAACCATTGGTGTGGTTGTGGGTACCTACTCCTCTATATATGTTGCGTCAAATATCCTGTTGGCCATGAATATTACTCGTGATGATTTACTTCCACCTGAAGAGGAAGAAGATCCTGAATTGGCAGAGCGTCCATAG
- the secD gene encoding protein translocase subunit SecD: MLNKYPLWKYCLILVISVLGVVYALPNLYPPDPAVQITPAQSGDAVDQYTLSKALDVLDEAQIQYFGEELQEGKTALIRISDEEKQLQAKGLIQRELGDGFIVALNLAPTTPQWLVDMGAGPMTLGLDLSGGVHFLMEVDMQQFLTQRIDGYRDTLKRNFREERLRYKRAVLDEEKRIKYEFIDEETRDKAENFVRREYAEFLTDTRDEEGRHWLVLTMTPAKIKELEDYALKQNLTTIRNRVNELGVAEPMVQRQGRNRIVIELPGVQDTAAAKKILGKAANLEFRLEAKPGASRFSSEEFEFKNPERGRTSARLEKSVIVTGDNVSNAQPAFDENGQPQVNITLDSTGGALMGKVTKKAIKRRMGVLFIEHKTRTRYVERDGVEVPVEDKYTEKKIISLATIQSALGSSFRITGLQAAEASELALLLRAGALAAPMYFVEERTVGPSMGKENIDLGVTSVKLGLALVLIFMIAYYRVFGLIANVALAVNLTLLTAVMSALGATLTLPGIAGIVLTVGMAVDANVLIFARIKEELKSGMNVQQAIHSGYDKAFLTILDANITTLIVAIILFAVGTGPVKGFAVTLSIGIITSMFTAIMVTRALVNLIYGGRRLQKIAIGGGV, encoded by the coding sequence ATGCTGAATAAGTATCCTCTTTGGAAATACTGCCTGATTCTTGTAATCAGTGTGCTTGGGGTTGTGTACGCACTACCTAATTTATACCCGCCCGATCCTGCGGTACAGATCACGCCGGCGCAAAGTGGCGATGCGGTTGATCAATACACGTTAAGTAAAGCATTGGATGTTCTGGATGAAGCGCAAATTCAATACTTTGGTGAGGAATTGCAAGAGGGTAAAACCGCGCTAATTCGTATTAGCGATGAAGAAAAACAGTTGCAAGCAAAAGGACTTATTCAGCGCGAGCTGGGTGACGGCTTTATTGTGGCATTGAATTTAGCACCGACAACACCGCAATGGTTAGTGGACATGGGTGCAGGTCCCATGACATTAGGTCTTGATTTAAGTGGCGGTGTGCACTTCTTGATGGAAGTGGATATGCAGCAATTCCTAACTCAGCGTATCGATGGCTATCGCGATACATTGAAGCGTAACTTCCGTGAAGAACGGTTGCGCTATAAGCGTGCGGTTTTAGACGAAGAAAAACGTATAAAGTACGAATTTATCGACGAAGAAACCCGCGATAAGGCGGAAAACTTCGTGCGTCGAGAGTACGCAGAGTTCTTAACAGATACCCGTGACGAAGAGGGTCGTCATTGGTTAGTCCTAACGATGACGCCGGCTAAAATCAAAGAATTGGAAGATTATGCTTTAAAGCAAAACTTAACCACTATTCGTAATCGTGTAAACGAATTGGGTGTGGCGGAGCCAATGGTACAACGCCAAGGTCGTAATCGAATTGTGATTGAGCTGCCTGGTGTTCAGGATACCGCAGCCGCGAAAAAGATTTTGGGTAAAGCGGCAAACCTTGAGTTCCGATTAGAAGCTAAACCAGGTGCGAGTCGTTTCAGCTCAGAAGAGTTTGAATTTAAAAATCCCGAGCGTGGTCGTACTTCTGCCCGCTTAGAAAAATCCGTTATCGTCACCGGTGATAATGTTTCTAACGCGCAACCTGCATTCGATGAGAATGGTCAGCCTCAAGTTAATATTACCCTAGACAGCACCGGCGGTGCGCTAATGGGTAAAGTCACTAAAAAAGCGATCAAGCGTCGCATGGGTGTACTTTTCATTGAGCATAAAACTCGCACCCGTTACGTGGAACGTGACGGTGTAGAAGTTCCGGTAGAAGATAAATACACCGAGAAGAAAATTATTTCTCTGGCCACTATTCAAAGTGCATTAGGTAGTTCGTTCCGCATCACAGGTTTGCAAGCCGCGGAAGCATCCGAGCTCGCACTGCTATTGCGAGCAGGTGCTTTAGCTGCGCCGATGTACTTTGTAGAAGAGCGCACAGTGGGCCCAAGCATGGGTAAAGAAAACATCGATTTAGGTGTGACCTCTGTGAAGTTAGGCTTAGCATTGGTGTTGATCTTTATGATCGCGTATTACCGAGTATTCGGTTTGATTGCCAATGTAGCGTTGGCAGTGAATTTAACCTTGTTGACCGCTGTTATGTCTGCGCTCGGGGCGACACTCACGCTACCCGGTATTGCAGGTATCGTATTGACTGTGGGTATGGCGGTGGATGCCAATGTGCTCATATTCGCGCGAATAAAAGAAGAATTGAAATCAGGTATGAATGTGCAGCAAGCTATTCATAGCGGCTACGACAAAGCGTTTCTAACCATTTTGGATGCGAATATTACAACACTTATCGTAGCAATTATTCTATTTGCTGTAGGTACCGGACCGGTTAAAGGTTTCGCCGTGACTTTAAGCATTGGTATCATTACTTCAATGTTTACCGCGATTATGGTGACTCGTGCATTGGTTAATTTGATTTATGGTGGTCGTCGTTTACAGAAGATCGCTATCGGCGGGGGCGTATAA
- the yajC gene encoding preprotein translocase subunit YajC, producing MSKLMLLLAAFAPVSAMAEGQAAPQGAGGIEQLIFLGGFVLIFYFLLWRPQSKRAKEHKNLIASLEKGSEVVTSGGIVGRITKVTEEFVVLKVADSVEMPVQKQAVAAALPKGTIKSIAE from the coding sequence ATGTCTAAATTAATGCTATTACTGGCTGCTTTTGCACCTGTTTCTGCCATGGCTGAGGGCCAAGCTGCACCGCAAGGTGCTGGCGGTATCGAGCAGCTTATCTTCTTGGGCGGTTTCGTACTGATCTTCTATTTCTTGCTATGGCGTCCACAATCAAAGCGTGCAAAAGAGCACAAGAACTTGATTGCATCTCTTGAAAAAGGTTCTGAAGTCGTGACGTCTGGCGGTATTGTTGGTCGTATTACTAAAGTTACTGAAGAGTTTGTTGTACTGAAAGTTGCTGACTCTGTGGAAATGCCTGTACAAAAGCAAGCGGTTGCTGCGGCTTTACCAAAAGGCACCATTAAATCTATTGCTGAGTAA
- a CDS encoding penicillin acylase family protein, whose translation MRYAFVLTYIALCFFAAAVITLPNVPHKAKFEEKATQYDVEIIRDSLGIPHIYGQSHADTAFGLGYAQSEDDFSTLQTVILATRGTLAAENGYKAAKTDFVVQFMGVWDAVNSRYEQDVPEHIKALAQAYADGVNLYAAQNPNEVSDFLLPVTAKDLIAGFTFKTPMFYGFDDQLGKLVNADEPLALAKQNENALLVTPQESLPLGSQGIAIAPKRSADNSTYLLVNSHQPLTGPVAWYEARLHSAEGWDVVGSTFPGAPVIIHGHNRNIGWSNTVNKPDLVDFYKLIINPDNSNQYKLDDQWHDFETKQAEMIVKFWGPLRWTFNKDIKLSQHGPVMETEHGAYAVRWAGMNEVRTLEFMHAVNMAKDKDEFEAALAMNAMPSINYVYADIDGNIAHYYNAMFPKRISGWQWDKVLPGDNSELIWQGYWDFDMMPKTINPQSGFVYNANNPPNMSTDGDDDVDLADYPASMGIETFITNRAYRIEEIAKSLDAISFQDLKNLKFDLNYSEQSNQIKQLKYWLKAVDTSVLSPQEKQAWKDLHEWDYSTDKHNELAALAVMTLDPVQKARGSDVDLNETTKAFQSAVKQLTQYYGRHKVKWGGVMRLQQGDVNLPIDGGPDILRAVYGKGMNEQGQMINRAGDGFMMFVRWDQKGQVSSQAAHQFGAASTRSNSTHYNDQMNAFVEHELREVILDRSKVKNTAKSIYHPLNPQN comes from the coding sequence ATGCGCTATGCTTTTGTTCTGACATATATCGCACTATGCTTTTTTGCAGCCGCTGTGATAACTCTTCCTAACGTCCCTCATAAAGCCAAATTTGAAGAAAAAGCTACACAATACGATGTAGAAATTATTCGTGATTCGTTAGGAATTCCTCACATATATGGACAATCCCATGCGGATACCGCGTTTGGTCTAGGTTATGCTCAAAGTGAGGATGACTTTTCAACGCTACAAACCGTTATCTTGGCAACCAGAGGCACATTAGCCGCTGAAAATGGATATAAAGCAGCCAAAACCGATTTTGTTGTTCAATTCATGGGTGTGTGGGACGCAGTAAATAGTCGTTATGAGCAAGATGTGCCTGAGCATATTAAAGCGCTTGCTCAAGCCTATGCCGACGGCGTCAATTTATATGCAGCGCAAAACCCGAATGAGGTGAGCGATTTTTTATTACCTGTAACAGCCAAAGACTTGATCGCCGGTTTTACTTTCAAGACACCTATGTTCTATGGGTTTGATGATCAGTTGGGAAAATTAGTCAATGCCGATGAGCCATTGGCTTTAGCAAAACAAAATGAAAACGCACTATTGGTAACACCGCAAGAGTCACTGCCTTTAGGTAGCCAAGGTATTGCCATCGCACCAAAGCGGTCGGCGGATAACTCAACATATTTATTGGTCAATAGCCATCAACCCCTAACAGGCCCCGTTGCTTGGTATGAGGCTCGACTACATAGTGCAGAAGGCTGGGATGTGGTTGGGTCAACATTTCCTGGCGCGCCTGTGATTATTCACGGTCATAATCGAAATATAGGTTGGTCCAATACCGTAAATAAGCCCGACTTGGTCGATTTCTATAAGTTGATAATCAATCCTGATAACTCTAATCAATATAAGCTCGATGATCAGTGGCATGATTTTGAAACCAAACAAGCGGAGATGATCGTTAAATTTTGGGGACCGCTACGCTGGACTTTTAATAAAGATATAAAACTTTCACAGCATGGCCCAGTAATGGAAACCGAGCATGGAGCCTACGCGGTGCGCTGGGCGGGCATGAATGAAGTAAGAACTCTCGAATTTATGCATGCTGTTAATATGGCAAAAGATAAAGATGAGTTCGAAGCAGCACTGGCCATGAATGCGATGCCATCGATTAATTATGTCTACGCAGATATAGATGGCAATATTGCTCACTACTATAACGCCATGTTTCCAAAACGGATTAGTGGATGGCAGTGGGACAAGGTTTTGCCTGGCGATAACAGTGAATTGATTTGGCAAGGCTATTGGGATTTCGACATGATGCCCAAGACCATTAATCCACAGTCAGGCTTTGTTTACAATGCAAATAACCCACCGAATATGTCTACAGATGGCGATGATGACGTAGATTTGGCAGATTATCCTGCATCTATGGGGATAGAGACTTTTATCACTAATAGAGCCTATCGAATCGAGGAAATTGCCAAGTCGCTGGATGCTATTAGCTTTCAGGACTTAAAGAATTTAAAGTTTGATTTAAATTATAGCGAACAGTCGAATCAGATTAAGCAACTGAAATACTGGTTGAAAGCTGTCGATACAAGTGTGCTAAGTCCGCAGGAAAAGCAAGCATGGAAAGATTTACATGAGTGGGACTACTCCACCGATAAACACAATGAATTGGCCGCATTAGCGGTAATGACATTAGATCCTGTACAAAAAGCTCGAGGAAGCGATGTTGACTTGAATGAAACAACGAAGGCTTTTCAGTCAGCGGTCAAACAGTTAACTCAATACTATGGGCGTCATAAAGTAAAATGGGGGGGCGTGATGCGACTGCAACAAGGGGACGTTAATCTACCCATTGATGGTGGTCCGGATATCTTAAGAGCTGTTTATGGAAAGGGTATGAATGAGCAGGGGCAAATGATTAATCGTGCTGGAGATGGTTTTATGATGTTTGTTCGTTGGGATCAGAAAGGACAAGTATCTAGCCAAGCTGCACACCAATTTGGAGCTGCATCAACCAGATCAAATAGCACCCATTACAATGATCAAATGAACGCATTTGTGGAGCATGAATTACGCGAGGTTATACTGGATAGATCTAAGGTTAAAAATACTGCCAAATCGATTTATCATCCTCTAAATCCACAAAACTAA
- a CDS encoding outer membrane lipoprotein-sorting protein — translation MKLIILILFSFLSMSNAYAELTAFQIMKKNDAQLKVQDEQVSVRMRLINKQNDVRERTILISTKTDNNELQSSLIKFKSPKNVAGTGLLTVENLNNDDDQWLYLPALKRSRRISAANQSDSFMGTDFSYEDLSTENLEEYSYSLLGEEIINGTKHYKIEAIANNEETLNESGYSRRLLWIESTNYILAKAFYFNKAGQHVKTLIAENIRPVSGTDVSRSHKVTMKNLKTGHQTQLTYEDYLINKGLSSNQFSMRSLERGW, via the coding sequence ATGAAATTAATAATTCTTATACTTTTCAGTTTTTTATCGATGAGTAATGCATATGCTGAATTAACAGCATTCCAAATCATGAAAAAGAATGATGCGCAGCTAAAAGTTCAAGATGAACAAGTATCTGTTCGAATGCGACTTATCAACAAGCAAAATGACGTTCGCGAGCGAACCATATTGATAAGCACCAAAACGGATAATAATGAATTGCAAAGCTCATTAATTAAGTTTAAAAGCCCTAAAAACGTTGCAGGTACCGGATTACTCACAGTCGAAAATTTGAATAATGATGACGACCAGTGGTTATACCTACCTGCCTTGAAACGCTCACGGCGTATCAGCGCTGCCAATCAAAGCGATAGCTTTATGGGAACAGACTTTAGCTATGAAGACTTATCGACAGAGAATCTTGAAGAATATAGCTATTCCTTATTAGGAGAAGAGATCATTAATGGCACTAAACATTATAAAATAGAGGCCATAGCCAACAACGAAGAAACGTTAAACGAATCTGGTTATAGTCGACGATTATTATGGATCGAGAGTACAAACTATATTCTAGCAAAAGCGTTTTATTTTAATAAAGCGGGTCAACACGTTAAGACTCTTATCGCGGAAAACATCCGCCCTGTATCTGGAACAGATGTAAGTCGCTCCCATAAAGTCACAATGAAAAACCTCAAAACCGGACACCAAACTCAGCTAACGTATGAGGACTATTTGATCAACAAAGGTTTATCAAGTAATCAGTTCTCTATGCGATCTCTAGAGAGAGGCTGGTAA
- a CDS encoding DUF1302 family protein → MYVRFYITLCLMIGISNCVFAQLGYQTEVEWITYPEIEETDDESFVFGRVNLDYQHIINHDMRFFTAISFRRSDPGDTRDQERLSELYIDYRHLRFDLRSGLQYINWGRADIVNPLDFSPQDFRDPLDDDNEDLPVAGFNLSYYLETSQIQWIVLPYFIDSELPKPESIWFSNLPSQTPLGQDIQYTVVEANQPETGIDNWQTGVKWSHRGRGFDWAVSYFYGWNDVPLFYTSNQFINSTTVKVFLEPTFYRQHIIGFDSAWLIEDYTFRSELAYKHTSDNEGEDPYIDDPYLHMVLGIDRTFQNIIFEKDLFLLLEYSYQHAITDIQYQTNDFDHIFENTLFTRFGMDNLPKWELQIDLAFDLASEGYFVRPQLSYEWFDNFKTQISIEFLEGNSNSFFGANKENKAIRFRIIKEGIF, encoded by the coding sequence ATGTACGTTCGATTCTACATTACGCTGTGTCTGATGATCGGCATATCCAATTGCGTTTTTGCGCAATTGGGTTATCAAACAGAGGTAGAATGGATTACCTATCCAGAAATAGAAGAGACCGATGATGAATCTTTTGTTTTTGGCAGAGTCAACCTAGATTATCAACATATTATAAATCATGATATGAGATTCTTTACTGCTATTAGCTTTAGACGATCTGATCCAGGGGATACGCGAGATCAAGAAAGACTATCTGAACTATATATTGACTATAGGCATTTACGTTTTGATTTACGTAGCGGGTTACAATATATCAATTGGGGACGCGCAGACATTGTCAATCCTTTGGACTTTTCACCACAAGATTTTCGCGATCCATTGGATGATGATAACGAAGATTTACCAGTTGCTGGTTTTAACCTAAGTTATTACCTTGAAACATCACAGATACAATGGATTGTACTACCCTATTTTATTGATAGTGAACTTCCCAAGCCTGAAAGTATATGGTTTTCCAATTTGCCAAGCCAAACCCCACTGGGTCAGGATATCCAATACACTGTAGTCGAAGCTAATCAACCAGAGACTGGTATTGATAATTGGCAAACTGGTGTGAAGTGGAGCCATCGCGGTCGAGGATTTGATTGGGCGGTATCTTACTTTTACGGATGGAATGACGTACCACTATTTTATACAAGCAATCAGTTTATCAATAGTACTACTGTCAAAGTATTCCTAGAACCAACATTTTATCGGCAACACATCATCGGATTTGACAGTGCTTGGCTAATCGAGGACTACACGTTTAGAAGCGAACTTGCTTACAAGCACACTAGCGATAATGAAGGCGAAGATCCCTATATAGACGACCCCTACCTACATATGGTTTTGGGCATAGATCGAACATTCCAAAATATAATATTTGAAAAAGATTTATTTCTCTTATTGGAGTACAGTTACCAGCATGCAATTACTGACATCCAATATCAAACAAATGATTTTGATCATATTTTTGAGAACACATTATTCACACGCTTTGGAATGGACAACTTACCAAAATGGGAACTGCAAATAGACCTAGCTTTTGATTTAGCCAGTGAAGGATATTTTGTTCGACCACAATTAAGCTACGAATGGTTCGATAACTTTAAAACTCAAATATCTATCGAGTTCTTAGAGGGTAATAGCAATAGTTTCTTTGGAGCTAATAAAGAGAACAAAGCCATTCGATTTCGCATCATCAAAGAAGGTATCTTTTGA